A window of Aromatoleum bremense genomic DNA:
GCCAAGAATCTTTCGGCCCGCATTTCCAATCGCGTCCTCCTGAAGCGCGAGGACATGCAACCGGTGTTCTCTTTCAAGATCCGCGGGGCTTACAACAAGATGGCCCACCTCTCGGCGGAAAAGAAGAGCCGCGGCGTAATCGCGGCCTCAGCCGGCAATCACGCTCAAGGGGTCGCGCTCGCGGCCCAGCAGATGGGCGTCCGTGCGGTCATCGTCATGCCGACCACGACGCCACCGATCAAGATCGAGGGCGTACGCAGTCGGGGCGGCGAGGTGGTGTTGTTCGGTGACTCATTCGATGAGGCCTACGCCCACGCCCTGGAACTGGAAGAGGCCGAGAAGCTAACCTTCGTCCATCCCTTCGACGATCCCGAAGTGATCGCGGGCCAAGGCACCATCGGCATGGAAATCCTCCGCCAGCACCCCAAACCCATTCACGCGGTTTTCTGTGCCATCGGCGGGGGCGGATTGATCGCCGGCGTCGGCGCCTACATCAAGCGCCTGCGTCCCGACGTGAAGATCATCGGTGTCGAAACCGTCGACGCAGACGCGATGGCCCGCTCCCTGAAAGCCGGCCGCCGCATCCGATTGGAGCAGGTCGGCCTGTTTGCCGATGGCACTGCGGTCAAGTACGTCGGCGAGGAAACCTTCCGCATCTGCCGCCAGGTCGTCGACGAAGTCGTCCTGGTCGACACCGACGCCATCTGCGCGGCGATCAAGGACGTCTTCGAGGACACCCGGTCCATCCTCGAACCTTCCGGCGCACTCGCCATCGCCGGCGCCAAGGCATATGCTGAAAAGCACCAGCTCAAGGACAGGACCCTGGTTGCCGTCGCCTCCGGCGCCAATACCAACTTCGACCGCCTCCGCTTCGTCGCGGAGCGCGCTGAGGTGGGCGAGCAGCGTGAGGCCATCCTAGCCGTCACCCTCCCCGAGAAGCCGGGCTCCTACAAGAAATTCGTTTCGGTGGTCGGCCAGCGCAGCATCACCGAGTTCAACTACCGCTACAACCGAGCCTCCGAAGCCCATGTCTTTGTCGGCATACAGGTCGCCAACCGGCACGAATCCCTGAAGCTGATCGACCGACTCCAAAAGCAAGGCTTTGCCACCGTTGACCTGACCGACGACGAGCTGGCCAAAATGCATATCCGCCACATGGTCGGCGGCCACGCCCCCAAGGTCGAGAACGAAATTCTCTACCACTTCGAATTTCCAGAGCGCCCTGGCGCCCTGATGAACTTCCTCAACAAGATGAGTGCGAACTGGAACATCAGCCTCTTTCACTACCGGAACCACGGCGCTGACTACGGACGCATCCTGGTTGGCATGCAAGTACCGCCCGAAGAGATGCTCAAGTTCCAGGACTTTCTAAAAAACCTGGGCTACCGCTACTGGGAAGAATCCAGCAACCCTGCATACCAACTCTTCCTCGGGTAATCCGAGGTCCCTGCGTCAACCAGTGGCCATCGCGCGATCCGCACAACCGGCTCGACCCGATCTCCCGCTGCAGCCGGCTCCCCATCACGGATTCATCGGGTACGTTCGGGCAAGACTGGCACCCCGCAGGCCTGCCAACCTCTCTCAACGCGGCGCGAGCCGGATCGCCCCGTCTAGGCGGATCGTTTCGCCGTTGAGCATCACGTTCTCGACGATCTGGCGTGCCAGCTGCGCATATTCGGCCGGCTCTCCGAGGCGCGGCGGGAACGGCACCGTCTCACCGAGCGTTTTCTGCACATCAGGCGGCAAGCCCTGCATCATCGGCGTCAGGAACAGGCCCGGCGCGATCGTCACGACACGGATGCCGAAGCGGGCGAGTTCGCGTGCGATCGGCAGCGTCATCGACACGATGCCGCCTTTCGACGCGGCGTAGCCGGCCTGGCCGATCTGGCCGTCGTAGGCGGCGACCGATGCGGTGTTGATGATGACGCCGCG
This region includes:
- the ilvA gene encoding threonine ammonia-lyase, biosynthetic, which produces MSPSPPDYLEKILNAQVYDVAIESPLDLAKNLSARISNRVLLKREDMQPVFSFKIRGAYNKMAHLSAEKKSRGVIAASAGNHAQGVALAAQQMGVRAVIVMPTTTPPIKIEGVRSRGGEVVLFGDSFDEAYAHALELEEAEKLTFVHPFDDPEVIAGQGTIGMEILRQHPKPIHAVFCAIGGGGLIAGVGAYIKRLRPDVKIIGVETVDADAMARSLKAGRRIRLEQVGLFADGTAVKYVGEETFRICRQVVDEVVLVDTDAICAAIKDVFEDTRSILEPSGALAIAGAKAYAEKHQLKDRTLVAVASGANTNFDRLRFVAERAEVGEQREAILAVTLPEKPGSYKKFVSVVGQRSITEFNYRYNRASEAHVFVGIQVANRHESLKLIDRLQKQGFATVDLTDDELAKMHIRHMVGGHAPKVENEILYHFEFPERPGALMNFLNKMSANWNISLFHYRNHGADYGRILVGMQVPPEEMLKFQDFLKNLGYRYWEESSNPAYQLFLG